Proteins from a single region of Chloroflexota bacterium:
- a CDS encoding ABC transporter ATP-binding protein, producing MRGGWGSYMRADPDMAKPKVDRNLLRRVFAYARPYWWQILLVLACILIVSLLGLVPPLIIRDLIDVVLPNGDVARLNLLALALVAIPILSGLIGVVQRYFSARVGEGIIFDLRNQMFEHLTNMALRFFTATKSGEIISRFNNDVIGAQNAVTGTIPNVVTSLVTLVSTLIVMISIDWRLTLLSVMILPLFLLPAKRVARVLRDVRREALDYQSDMSSIIAETLGINGALLVKTFGRQDEEIERFSQTGANVRDIGIRRALVGRWFFMGLSIAAAIGTALVYWAGGRMVIAGTLTIGTIVAFVAYLGRLYGPISSLSNVQVEFATSMVSFERVFEYLDKPLEIVDRPNAMALSNVDGQIRFDNVSFSYLTDEEWQEMQEKQARVEEQTSEPIPGRDRGGGASDENAANADEGVAELTSPIVPIIKRRWALSDVSAEILPGQLVALVGRSGAGKSTITYLLPRLYDVTEGRISIDGNDVRDVTQQSLAEQIGIVTQETYLFHDTIRQNLLYGRPNASQEEMEAAARAANIHDFIISLPMGYDTMVGERGYRLSGGEKQRLAIARVILKDPRILILDEATAHLDSHNEALIQAALEPMFHGRTSLVIAHRLSTILAADQILVMNEGELLESGTHAELLAQDGLYADLYETQFGHQRLQDDN from the coding sequence ATGCGTGGTGGCTGGGGCAGCTACATGAGAGCTGATCCGGATATGGCGAAGCCCAAGGTTGACCGCAACCTGTTGCGCCGGGTGTTTGCCTATGCCCGGCCTTATTGGTGGCAGATACTCCTGGTGCTGGCGTGTATCCTCATAGTTTCGCTGCTGGGACTCGTTCCTCCTCTCATTATTCGGGATCTTATCGACGTTGTGCTTCCCAACGGCGATGTGGCTCGCCTCAACCTGTTGGCACTGGCGTTGGTCGCAATTCCGATTCTCTCGGGCCTGATCGGCGTGGTGCAGCGCTATTTCAGTGCCAGGGTAGGCGAAGGAATCATCTTCGACTTGCGCAACCAGATGTTCGAGCACCTGACGAACATGGCACTACGCTTTTTCACAGCAACCAAGTCTGGTGAGATCATCTCCCGTTTCAACAACGACGTCATCGGTGCCCAGAACGCCGTCACCGGCACGATTCCCAACGTGGTAACCAGTCTGGTGACGCTGGTCTCGACTCTGATAGTCATGATTTCCATCGATTGGCGTCTGACGCTCCTGTCGGTGATGATATTGCCCCTTTTCCTCCTGCCGGCAAAACGAGTCGCCCGTGTTCTTCGCGATGTTCGGCGGGAAGCGTTGGACTACCAATCGGACATGAGCAGCATTATTGCCGAGACCCTGGGGATCAACGGCGCCCTGTTGGTAAAGACCTTTGGCCGGCAAGATGAGGAGATAGAGCGATTCTCGCAAACCGGCGCCAACGTTCGCGATATCGGCATTCGGCGAGCTCTGGTCGGCCGGTGGTTTTTCATGGGATTGAGCATCGCAGCCGCCATCGGAACTGCCCTGGTTTATTGGGCTGGTGGCCGGATGGTAATTGCCGGCACGTTGACCATCGGTACCATCGTCGCCTTCGTCGCCTACCTGGGCCGGCTGTATGGGCCGATTTCCTCCCTTTCCAACGTTCAAGTGGAGTTCGCTACCTCCATGGTCAGTTTTGAGCGCGTCTTCGAATATCTGGATAAGCCTCTGGAGATCGTGGACAGACCCAATGCAATGGCGCTGAGCAACGTCGATGGCCAGATCAGGTTCGACAATGTATCCTTCAGCTATTTGACCGACGAAGAGTGGCAAGAGATGCAGGAAAAACAGGCAAGGGTCGAAGAGCAGACCTCAGAGCCAATACCCGGTCGCGACAGAGGCGGCGGGGCGTCTGACGAGAATGCCGCCAACGCCGATGAAGGTGTCGCTGAGTTGACGTCGCCCATCGTCCCCATTATCAAACGGCGCTGGGCCCTGAGCGATGTGTCAGCCGAGATACTGCCCGGTCAACTGGTAGCGCTGGTTGGGCGCAGCGGGGCTGGCAAGAGCACCATCACCTATCTGCTTCCCCGGCTCTACGATGTAACCGAGGGCAGGATTTCAATCGACGGCAATGATGTGCGCGACGTTACTCAGCAATCGTTGGCTGAACAGATTGGCATCGTTACCCAGGAAACCTACCTCTTCCATGATACGATTCGGCAGAACCTGCTTTACGGCCGGCCCAACGCCAGCCAGGAGGAGATGGAAGCAGCCGCCAGGGCTGCCAACATCCACGATTTCATCATAAGCCTGCCCATGGGATATGATACCATGGTCGGCGAACGGGGTTATCGGCTAAGCGGCGGTGAAAAGCAGCGGCTGGCCATCGCCCGGGTCATCCTCAAGGATCCACGTATCCTGATCCTGGACGAAGCCACGGCACACCTGGATTCCCACAACGAGGCCCTTATTCAGGCGGCATTGGAGCCCATGTTCCATGGACGCACCAGCCTGGTGATCGCTCATCGTCTTTCCACAATCCTGGCTGCAGACCAGATCCTGGTGATGAATGAAGGCGAATTGCTCGAATCTGGCACCCATGCCGAACTGCTGGCACAGGACGGGCTTTACGCCGACCTGTACGAGACACAATTCGGTCACCAGCGACTCCAGGACGATAATTAG
- a CDS encoding ATP-binding cassette domain-containing protein, which produces MITFDRISYSYPGATEESAVSPVLHDVSLAIEEGDMVLVVGPSGAGKSTLLRALNGLVPHFSGGTLTGRIRVAGLDPVVESPQGMSRLVGMVFQNPETQFVTDRVEDELAFGMENLALPPALMRKRVEEVLDQLTIAPLRDRYLSTLSGGEKQRVAIAAVLALHPEVLVLDEPTSQLDPQSAEEVLVALRRLNEDLGLTVILAEHRLERVVQFVDKVLYLPGNGGPAILDEPRAVMAQVPLAPPLVRLGKARAWQPLPLTVKEARRFVPRSQRSLTRSVEAELASLSNGVSQPSSSASVAARVEDVFFGYDSGGMVLKGIDLSLGRGEIVALMGRNGSGKTTLLKQLIGLLKPSHGQVSLFLDRSVSGESLMNTRQNATDELVSVVGYVPQDPGALLFRDTVMEELAFTRQGHGLPPDPAADRRLLARLGLLALAQRYPRDLSTGQRQRVALAAILVADPQVLLLDEPTRGLDYQQKEVLSNILLDMKQEGRAILLATHDVELAATCADRVILMADGEIVLDGPTREVMTGSLVFSSQVNKLYRDPRFLLVTDVTESPSSKTTENQYATS; this is translated from the coding sequence ATGATTACCTTCGACCGGATCTCATATAGCTATCCCGGCGCCACTGAAGAGAGCGCAGTTTCCCCTGTGCTGCACGACGTGTCTCTGGCCATCGAGGAAGGGGATATGGTGCTGGTGGTCGGGCCGTCCGGCGCCGGTAAGTCGACTCTTCTGCGTGCCCTCAATGGCCTCGTTCCCCATTTCAGCGGTGGTACGCTCACCGGTCGAATCCGGGTGGCCGGCCTGGATCCTGTGGTCGAGAGCCCGCAGGGAATGAGCAGGCTGGTCGGTATGGTATTCCAGAATCCCGAAACCCAGTTTGTCACCGACCGGGTGGAGGATGAACTGGCTTTCGGCATGGAGAACCTGGCTCTGCCTCCGGCCCTGATGCGCAAGCGGGTCGAAGAGGTCCTGGACCAACTGACCATCGCCCCGTTGAGGGATCGTTATTTGAGCACGCTATCGGGAGGGGAGAAACAACGGGTTGCCATCGCGGCGGTTTTGGCTCTGCATCCCGAGGTATTGGTGCTGGACGAGCCTACTTCCCAGCTCGATCCCCAATCGGCCGAGGAAGTTCTGGTTGCCCTCCGGCGCCTCAACGAGGACCTGGGCTTGACTGTCATCCTTGCCGAGCATCGCTTGGAACGGGTGGTTCAGTTCGTGGATAAGGTGCTTTACTTGCCCGGAAACGGTGGCCCCGCCATTCTGGATGAGCCGAGGGCGGTGATGGCGCAAGTGCCGCTGGCGCCACCCCTGGTCAGGCTGGGAAAGGCCAGGGCATGGCAGCCACTGCCATTGACTGTCAAAGAGGCGAGGCGGTTTGTGCCGCGGAGCCAGCGCTCGCTGACTCGTAGCGTGGAGGCTGAGTTGGCAAGCCTGTCCAACGGGGTTTCACAGCCGTCGAGCAGTGCTTCGGTGGCCGCCCGGGTGGAGGATGTCTTCTTTGGGTACGATAGTGGAGGCATGGTGTTGAAGGGCATCGATCTGAGCCTTGGGCGGGGCGAGATCGTCGCTTTGATGGGTCGCAACGGTTCGGGGAAGACGACGCTGCTCAAGCAATTGATCGGTCTTCTGAAGCCCTCCCACGGCCAGGTGTCCCTTTTCCTCGATCGTTCGGTGAGCGGCGAGTCGCTCATGAACACCCGCCAGAACGCCACCGACGAGCTTGTTTCGGTGGTGGGTTACGTGCCTCAGGATCCAGGCGCTTTATTATTCCGCGATACAGTCATGGAGGAATTGGCCTTTACCCGGCAGGGACACGGATTGCCGCCCGACCCGGCTGCTGACAGGCGGCTTTTGGCCCGGCTGGGATTGCTGGCCCTGGCCCAACGATATCCGCGCGATCTCAGCACGGGACAGCGACAGCGGGTGGCTCTGGCAGCGATTCTCGTGGCTGATCCCCAGGTACTGCTGCTGGATGAACCAACCCGCGGCCTGGATTATCAACAGAAGGAAGTGTTGAGCAATATTCTGCTGGATATGAAACAGGAGGGGCGAGCGATCCTGTTGGCAACCCATGATGTCGAACTGGCCGCCACGTGCGCCGATCGGGTCATTCTCATGGCTGATGGAGAGATCGTGCTCGATGGTCCGACGCGCGAGGTGATGACCGGTTCTTTGGTATTTTCGAGCCAGGTGAACAAACTCTATCGCGATCCCCGATTTCTGTTGGTTACCGATGTGACAGAATCGCCTTCATCCAAGACAACGGAGAATCAATATGCCACGAGTTAA
- the glnA gene encoding type I glutamate--ammonia ligase, which yields MSHDKAAVERAAEIIARNNVRFVNLQFTDLAGIVKQITIPADRWEVAIDHGIWFDGSSIEGFARIAESDMYLVPDLDTFAVIPWRRDDMPSARVICDVYTPDGLPFEGDPRYVLKRALKKAEAMGYDFNTGPELEFFLFRPGPQGELLPLRTHDQAGYFDVSTDLAHTVRRQMVQALKEFDIDVEAAHHEVASGQHEIDFKYGNALRTADDAVTLRTTLKAIAQLNGLYCTFMPKPIAGINGSGMHVHQSLVDKTTGKNAFVDTTGEGMYGLAPLALQYIAGQLEHARAFSALIAPLVNSYKRLVPGYEAPVYVSWARMNRSALIRIPLVRAEQPASTRIELRCPDPSANPYLAFAVMLHSGLDGISRELAPPAPTEEDLYHVDKTRQSELETMPGSLGEAVETLKADPLMREALGDHIFERYAEAKSLEWDDYRISVSRWELDRYLSIY from the coding sequence ATGTCTCACGACAAAGCAGCTGTGGAACGAGCGGCGGAGATCATCGCCAGGAACAATGTACGTTTCGTCAACCTGCAGTTTACCGACCTCGCCGGCATCGTCAAACAGATCACTATTCCCGCCGATCGCTGGGAAGTGGCTATCGATCACGGTATCTGGTTTGATGGATCGTCGATCGAAGGATTTGCCCGCATCGCCGAGAGCGACATGTACCTGGTTCCCGATCTGGATACCTTTGCAGTCATCCCCTGGCGGCGCGATGACATGCCGTCGGCGCGCGTGATCTGCGATGTGTACACCCCGGATGGACTTCCCTTTGAAGGAGACCCCCGCTACGTACTCAAGCGCGCCCTGAAAAAGGCAGAGGCTATGGGCTATGATTTCAACACAGGCCCCGAATTGGAATTCTTTCTCTTCCGGCCAGGTCCGCAAGGAGAGCTGCTGCCTTTGCGCACCCACGATCAGGCCGGTTACTTCGATGTCAGCACCGATCTTGCCCATACTGTGCGGCGCCAGATGGTGCAGGCCCTGAAGGAATTCGACATCGACGTGGAAGCTGCCCACCATGAGGTCGCCAGCGGACAACACGAAATTGACTTCAAGTATGGCAATGCCCTGCGCACAGCGGATGATGCCGTAACCCTGAGAACCACGCTCAAGGCGATCGCGCAGCTCAACGGCCTCTACTGCACCTTTATGCCCAAGCCTATCGCCGGCATCAACGGTTCTGGCATGCACGTCCACCAGAGCCTGGTTGATAAGACCACCGGAAAAAACGCCTTTGTCGATACAACCGGTGAGGGTATGTATGGCCTTGCACCTCTGGCCCTGCAATACATTGCCGGCCAGTTGGAGCACGCCCGCGCCTTTTCTGCCTTGATTGCACCCCTTGTCAACTCCTACAAACGGCTGGTGCCCGGCTATGAGGCCCCGGTATACGTCTCCTGGGCACGAATGAATCGATCTGCGCTGATCCGCATTCCGCTGGTCCGGGCTGAGCAGCCGGCGTCAACCCGCATCGAGTTGCGCTGTCCCGATCCCAGCGCCAACCCCTACCTGGCCTTCGCAGTCATGCTGCACTCCGGCCTGGACGGCATTTCCCGGGAGCTGGCTCCTCCGGCGCCGACAGAGGAGGATCTCTACCACGTCGATAAAACCCGTCAGTCTGAGCTGGAAACCATGCCAGGCAGCCTTGGCGAGGCCGTCGAGACCTTGAAGGCCGATCCGTTGATGCGTGAAGCCCTGGGTG
- a CDS encoding FAD binding domain-containing protein — MPRVKEYYRPSSLEEALALLQRSDCVTVPLAGGTRLVPRLRGDLPWSVDNQVDAVVDLADLGLNGIERRSDPDGEWLTIGATTTLTDLFEHADCRTVADGVLAEGAGREGPVNLRNAATVGGCIVQGASESELLLALLALDARVEVNDGMVRVQSLTDLVANPAAAIGKGLITEIRIPLGGETLRGGAARIARTPSDSAIIAAVAVGDGKTYRIALGGLSYQPLVIDLNKKEDWKEALETAVTEKGVLSDFRGSADYRRAMAAIVIERSLR, encoded by the coding sequence ATGCCACGAGTTAAGGAATACTACCGGCCATCCAGTTTGGAGGAGGCCCTTGCATTGCTGCAGCGATCGGATTGTGTCACCGTGCCGCTGGCTGGTGGCACCAGATTGGTGCCCCGATTGCGCGGGGACCTGCCCTGGTCAGTCGACAATCAGGTGGACGCCGTGGTCGATCTGGCGGATCTCGGCCTCAACGGCATCGAGCGTCGCAGCGATCCAGATGGTGAATGGCTGACGATTGGCGCAACGACCACCCTGACAGATCTGTTCGAGCACGCCGATTGCCGGACAGTAGCCGATGGTGTGCTGGCGGAGGGTGCCGGGCGCGAGGGGCCTGTCAACCTGCGAAACGCCGCTACCGTTGGAGGGTGCATCGTGCAGGGCGCAAGTGAGTCTGAGCTGTTGCTGGCCCTGTTGGCCCTGGATGCTCGTGTCGAAGTGAATGATGGCATGGTTCGCGTGCAGTCGTTGACCGATCTTGTCGCGAATCCAGCTGCCGCAATTGGCAAGGGATTGATCACGGAGATTCGAATTCCGCTGGGTGGTGAGACGTTACGGGGAGGCGCCGCGCGCATTGCCAGGACGCCTTCGGACAGCGCCATAATAGCAGCGGTAGCTGTAGGGGATGGCAAAACCTATCGGATTGCCCTGGGTGGGCTGAGCTATCAGCCGCTGGTGATTGATCTCAACAAAAAAGAGGATTGGAAAGAGGCCCTTGAAACTGCTGTGACAGAAAAAGGGGTATTGTCCGATTTCCGGGGCAGCGCCGACTATCGACGAGCCATGGCTGCCATTGTGATAGAGCGTTCATTGCGGTGA
- a CDS encoding M23 family metallopeptidase, with product MSDQVLRLEARPAQVFVGVYDRLPHPGLGDMQEFSLDIGITATRAVVLTDVVWRVFDHDDHVAFVRQRLGEAAMEELTRGQYGVAPGLGLALPRCYFLEQGLLPFARVRISVGGFEFDTRAAATASLDVPLVYHEQQATLTLPFESGAWWAITGNDWTAIHKAEPVSWPFAYDFVRLGPDGKIYDRDGLHNEHHYSFGQPVVAPASGKVVAIRAEMADQPPGQPLGSAELAEDPTRMAGNYVVIAHGKGEFSYLAHLQSDSVLVRQDESVTRGQTIASVGNTGQSPGPHLHYHLQNGPNLFVDQGLPIRFSRFEAAGDQVDNATIPPRMIVSPG from the coding sequence GTGAGCGACCAGGTTCTGCGCTTGGAAGCCCGGCCTGCCCAGGTTTTTGTGGGCGTCTATGATCGCCTGCCCCATCCTGGCCTTGGCGACATGCAGGAATTCTCCCTGGATATCGGCATCACCGCGACCAGAGCAGTCGTATTGACCGATGTCGTCTGGCGGGTGTTCGACCACGACGACCATGTCGCGTTCGTCCGTCAACGGCTTGGCGAGGCAGCAATGGAGGAATTGACCCGAGGACAATACGGGGTGGCTCCCGGCCTCGGTCTTGCGCTGCCCCGCTGTTATTTTCTGGAACAGGGCCTGCTACCCTTCGCCAGAGTTCGCATCAGCGTGGGTGGATTCGAATTTGACACCCGGGCTGCCGCCACAGCATCGCTGGACGTGCCCCTGGTCTACCATGAACAGCAGGCCACGTTAACCCTGCCCTTCGAATCGGGCGCCTGGTGGGCCATTACGGGAAACGATTGGACCGCCATCCATAAGGCTGAACCGGTCAGCTGGCCCTTCGCCTATGATTTCGTACGCCTGGGCCCGGATGGCAAGATCTACGATCGAGACGGCCTGCACAATGAGCATCACTACAGCTTCGGCCAGCCCGTTGTCGCCCCGGCGAGCGGCAAGGTCGTGGCCATCCGCGCTGAAATGGCCGACCAGCCGCCGGGCCAACCCCTGGGATCTGCCGAGCTGGCAGAGGATCCTACCCGGATGGCCGGCAACTATGTTGTCATTGCCCACGGCAAGGGAGAGTTCAGCTATCTGGCCCACCTCCAGAGCGACAGTGTCCTGGTTCGACAGGATGAATCGGTGACTCGTGGTCAGACGATAGCCTCCGTTGGCAATACAGGCCAATCGCCCGGTCCCCACCTCCACTATCACTTGCAGAATGGTCCCAACCTTTTTGTCGACCAGGGACTACCCATTCGATTTAGCCGTTTCGAGGCAGCCGGCGACCAGGTTGACAATGCGACAATTCCGCCTAGAATGATCGTAAGTCCTGGATGA
- a CDS encoding DinB family protein produces the protein MNGSSATNERERLLTLLAAERANLFALTTCVNEEALTDKPIFDDWDVQDVLAHIAAWDELFAERLTLIAQGREQEIVGITPEDMDQLNAATKAERGSWSMEKTFDACMAARVGLLDALELLADEDLVRPLQLPWGEATVAQWMEGQAGHDRSHADLIAAWRQNRDLPAATTGKAVYLAQLQAERADLLAQLVHLDEFTLCEELVTHQQTIKELLGHVAFWDRWVLETVRAIQAGQDPDLSLLQDVAAVNPKVAAASRAMSLNAVLADLTEARASLMAWLSVLPDDAFFATRMAGDQDISFPGLIRFQWQHDAEHAGHIAAWRETAQPPRQPGPKVVLVAALQAARQGLLTTASLLPVDLRTTYPVTDQWTLKDLLGHVADWEWWVVDAVSQIAAGEPPKVEAFTSIQAWNDTHAALRVDHTWERAYGDLKKGRMALDSVLETMSQDQLEQRFPASWTEREIPAYLWLSVVLLDHDLEHTHDLLASALKQ, from the coding sequence ATGAACGGTAGCAGCGCCACCAATGAGCGAGAACGATTGCTGACATTGCTCGCCGCCGAAAGGGCCAACCTGTTCGCCTTGACCACCTGCGTCAACGAAGAAGCTCTCACGGACAAACCGATTTTCGACGATTGGGATGTGCAGGATGTGCTCGCTCATATCGCAGCGTGGGACGAACTCTTCGCCGAGCGGTTGACTCTGATCGCGCAGGGCCGCGAGCAAGAGATCGTTGGCATTACTCCCGAGGATATGGACCAGCTTAACGCGGCCACCAAGGCCGAGCGCGGCAGTTGGTCCATGGAAAAAACGTTTGATGCCTGTATGGCTGCCAGGGTGGGCCTGCTTGACGCCCTTGAGCTCTTGGCCGACGAGGATCTGGTACGCCCCTTGCAGCTGCCCTGGGGCGAGGCAACCGTGGCTCAATGGATGGAGGGACAGGCTGGCCATGATCGCAGCCATGCCGACTTGATCGCAGCGTGGCGCCAAAACAGGGATCTGCCGGCCGCAACAACGGGCAAAGCGGTTTACCTGGCACAACTGCAGGCAGAACGCGCCGATTTGCTGGCCCAGTTGGTCCATCTCGACGAGTTTACCCTCTGCGAAGAGCTGGTCACCCATCAGCAGACCATCAAGGAGTTGCTGGGCCATGTTGCATTCTGGGATCGCTGGGTACTGGAAACGGTACGGGCGATCCAGGCTGGCCAAGACCCTGACCTTTCCCTGCTTCAGGACGTTGCCGCCGTCAACCCGAAAGTGGCCGCTGCCAGCCGGGCGATGAGTCTGAACGCTGTCCTGGCAGATCTGACGGAAGCCCGCGCCAGCCTGATGGCCTGGTTGTCGGTTCTGCCAGACGATGCCTTTTTTGCAACACGCATGGCCGGTGATCAGGACATTTCATTCCCCGGCCTGATCCGTTTTCAATGGCAGCATGACGCCGAACACGCCGGGCACATCGCCGCCTGGCGGGAAACTGCGCAGCCGCCGCGCCAACCTGGACCAAAGGTGGTCCTTGTGGCGGCCCTTCAAGCCGCTCGGCAAGGCTTATTGACCACCGCATCTCTGCTGCCGGTCGACCTGCGCACCACCTACCCGGTGACCGATCAATGGACCCTCAAGGATCTGCTGGGACATGTTGCCGACTGGGAATGGTGGGTCGTGGATGCAGTCAGCCAGATCGCAGCCGGGGAGCCGCCGAAGGTCGAAGCGTTCACAAGCATCCAGGCCTGGAACGATACGCACGCAGCCCTTCGTGTGGATCACACCTGGGAAAGGGCTTATGGGGATCTCAAAAAGGGACGGATGGCGCTCGACAGCGTCCTCGAAACCATGAGCCAGGATCAGTTGGAACAACGCTTTCCGGCCTCCTGGACTGAGCGGGAAATCCCGGCCTACCTCTGGCTATCGGTGGTACTTCTGGATCACGATTTGGAACATACCCACGACCTGCTGGCCTCGGCGCTGAAACAATAG
- a CDS encoding S8 family serine peptidase yields MLSILLSVGLPGSALATPARLSLPASNDSPEVVYAAGEVLVTWHEATQLRDLEPLFHQANWTVEHTIEPIRTAVLLVPPGQESNAIKILQADARIDAAELNYQATAAPAQPPTPAGDPATRKVQPGVEEMPAQEPRMRISDASGISTPGIQPNDTYWLEQWGHRRAFAPQAWEITTGESYIVVSVVDSGIDLDHPEFGGRLLSGYDFVDDDSEPQDTFGHGTHVSGIIAATGNNDVGIAGMAWNIRIRPFRVLDSVGVGYADDVADAIVSAANHGDPVINLSLTFDNDSTAVRTAVTFAASKGTVLVGSTGNTSQPGQPPAPVKTPASYPEVVAVSATTHWDNWAPYANGGPEVELAAPGGTHDDPIFSTGLGGGYALQYGTSFSAPHVSGLFALMRSLRADLSPNSLLGILRNTADKVDTYPYLNGRNDRLGYGRINAAKALRQVLPPQLTFSPASPELLAAPGQLPPPVDITIHNPSNQPLSWQVIETTPAWLTADEPTHGTLSHPASAILRLRLLYVPGLGLNLGQVRVRVTEIGGQQTTYVLTVRVRVVETLFHSFLPSLEVGNQTTGWIDTSAGIPLSLSSDGAVLVSLPFGYPYFGLEYDHVWIHANGFLSFGDSYAGSQYSQNHCVPAIETPNGAIYALWDDLDPSQDGQVLYRQVNDRTVVVEWHDVPPQAGAGFNTFQVILSPDGKAVINYGAIDNILSSTVGLENWDATMGWQTACNGLGDLPAEGRSVTFRTALN; encoded by the coding sequence GTGCTCAGTATCCTTCTAAGTGTTGGACTACCCGGCAGCGCACTGGCAACGCCGGCCAGGCTCTCCCTGCCAGCTTCGAACGACTCCCCGGAAGTCGTGTATGCAGCGGGAGAGGTATTGGTCACCTGGCACGAGGCCACGCAACTGCGAGACCTTGAACCCCTGTTCCACCAGGCGAATTGGACCGTCGAACACACGATTGAGCCGATACGCACAGCGGTACTGCTCGTGCCGCCAGGCCAGGAATCGAACGCTATCAAGATCCTCCAGGCGGATGCCCGGATAGACGCGGCCGAACTCAATTATCAGGCCACCGCTGCCCCGGCCCAACCCCCCACCCCCGCGGGCGATCCGGCGACTCGTAAAGTACAGCCAGGCGTCGAAGAGATGCCGGCCCAGGAACCACGGATGCGAATCTCTGACGCTTCAGGGATAAGCACACCCGGCATCCAACCCAATGACACCTATTGGCTTGAGCAATGGGGACATCGTCGCGCCTTCGCGCCCCAGGCATGGGAAATCACTACCGGCGAGAGTTATATCGTCGTATCGGTGGTCGACTCAGGTATTGATCTGGATCATCCGGAGTTTGGCGGGCGATTGTTGTCGGGCTATGATTTTGTCGACGACGATTCTGAGCCGCAGGACACCTTTGGACATGGCACCCACGTCTCTGGAATCATTGCCGCTACAGGTAACAATGACGTGGGCATTGCCGGCATGGCCTGGAACATCAGGATCCGGCCTTTCCGTGTGCTGGATTCCGTTGGCGTCGGTTACGCCGACGATGTGGCGGACGCTATTGTCAGCGCCGCCAACCATGGCGATCCTGTTATCAATCTCAGTCTGACCTTCGATAACGACTCAACCGCGGTGCGAACAGCCGTAACATTTGCTGCCAGCAAGGGAACGGTTCTGGTCGGATCCACCGGAAACACCAGCCAGCCCGGTCAACCACCTGCTCCCGTAAAAACACCAGCATCCTATCCCGAGGTCGTCGCCGTTTCGGCGACAACCCACTGGGACAACTGGGCTCCCTACGCCAACGGTGGCCCGGAGGTTGAGTTGGCCGCACCGGGTGGCACCCATGACGACCCCATTTTCAGCACTGGTCTCGGGGGTGGATACGCCCTGCAGTATGGCACCTCTTTTTCCGCTCCCCACGTGTCTGGACTGTTCGCCTTGATGCGCTCCCTGCGCGCAGACCTGAGCCCAAATTCCCTGTTGGGCATTCTGCGCAACACGGCTGACAAAGTCGACACCTATCCCTATCTGAACGGTCGCAACGATCGTCTGGGCTATGGTCGTATCAACGCAGCCAAGGCGCTGCGCCAGGTGCTGCCACCTCAGCTCACCTTTTCTCCGGCAAGCCCCGAGTTGCTGGCGGCGCCCGGGCAACTGCCCCCCCCTGTCGATATCACCATCCATAATCCCAGCAACCAGCCCCTCTCCTGGCAGGTGATCGAAACGACTCCCGCATGGCTTACCGCCGACGAGCCAACCCATGGCACGTTGAGCCATCCGGCTTCCGCAATCCTGCGTCTTCGGCTCCTTTATGTGCCGGGGCTGGGGTTGAATCTGGGCCAGGTACGCGTGCGTGTCACAGAGATTGGTGGACAGCAGACCACCTATGTCTTGACCGTCAGGGTGAGGGTTGTGGAGACCCTCTTCCACAGTTTTTTGCCCTCCCTGGAAGTTGGCAACCAGACAACCGGCTGGATCGACACGTCGGCCGGTATTCCCCTGAGCCTGAGCAGTGACGGCGCCGTTCTTGTTTCGCTGCCATTCGGCTATCCCTACTTCGGGCTGGAATACGACCATGTCTGGATACATGCCAACGGCTTTCTGAGCTTTGGGGACAGCTATGCGGGTAGCCAATACAGCCAGAACCACTGCGTGCCCGCTATCGAGACACCCAATGGCGCCATCTATGCGCTCTGGGACGATCTCGATCCATCCCAGGATGGACAGGTCCTCTATCGCCAGGTAAACGACAGGACGGTTGTGGTCGAATGGCATGATGTGCCGCCGCAGGCAGGCGCTGGATTCAACACCTTCCAGGTGATCCTTTCGCCCGACGGCAAGGCGGTCATCAACTACGGCGCCATCGATAACATCCTGAGCAGCACCGTAGGGCTTGAGAACTGGGACGCGACGATGGGATGGCAGACCGCCTGCAACGGCCTTGGCGATCTGCCCGCTGAAGGACGGTCGGTTACCTTCCGGACAGCGTTGAATTGA